In Elaeis guineensis isolate ETL-2024a chromosome 1, EG11, whole genome shotgun sequence, a genomic segment contains:
- the LOC140851698 gene encoding F-box protein GID2-like, whose translation MKRRSIDGYDGGDSRIVVEEAKKKRKGEKDAAVAEEEEEEEVLVAELGEDLVFEVLKRADARTLAAAACVCRRWRRLAEDERLWEAVCVRHWANIGCGNQQLRSVVLALGGFRRLHSLYLLPLLHPSLRRPAALPTFPLPATAATPLTPPRRSLLPARWGKDEVQLSLSLLSIGYFEKMNPNYKRGGGGS comes from the coding sequence ATGAAGAGGCGTTCGATCGACGGATACGACGGCGGAGATTCCCGGATCGTTGTGGAAGAGGCGAAGAAGAAGCGGAAGGGCGAAAAGGACGCGGCggtggcggaggaggaggaggaggaggaggtgttgGTGGCGGAGCTGGGGGAGGACCTGGTGTTCGAGGTGCTGAAGCGGGCGGATGCGAGGACGCTGGCTGCGGCGGCGTGCGTGTGCCGGCGGTGGCGGAGACTGGCGGAGGACGAGCGGCTCTGGGAGGCGGTGTGCGTCCGCCACTGGGCCAACATCGGGTGCGGCAACCAGCAGCTCCGGTCGGTGGTGCTCGCCCTCGGGGGCTTCCGCCGCCTCCACTCCCTCTACCTGCTCCCCCTCCTGCACCCCTCCCTCCGCCGCCCGGCCGCCCTCCCGACGTTCCCACTCCCGGCGACCGCCGCCACCCCCCTCACGCCACCGCGTCGGTCCCTCCTGCCGGCGCGATGGGGGAAGGACGAGGTGcagctctccctctccctcctctccatcGGCTACTTCGAGAAGATGAACCCCAACTACAAGCGGGGAGGAGGCGGGTCTTGA